The following coding sequences lie in one Bordetella genomosp. 9 genomic window:
- the rdgB gene encoding RdgB/HAM1 family non-canonical purine NTP pyrophosphatase yields MNVSSRRPLGRVVLASGNAGKLREFAALFDPLEIELIPQGQLGVPEAPEPHGTFVENALEKARHASRLTGLPALADDSGLCVDALGGAPGVYSARYASLKGGEKSDAANNARLIAELRDHADRRACYVAVLVLVRSADDPRPLIGEGVWDGEIVDTPRGEHGFGYDPYFLLPDLGRTAAELAPAEKNAVSHRARALRELLAKLDGGAR; encoded by the coding sequence ATGAATGTTTCCTCCCGCCGGCCTCTGGGCCGCGTCGTGCTTGCCTCCGGCAACGCCGGCAAGCTGCGCGAGTTCGCCGCGCTTTTCGATCCATTGGAGATTGAACTGATTCCGCAGGGCCAGCTCGGCGTCCCCGAGGCGCCCGAGCCCCATGGAACGTTTGTCGAGAATGCGCTGGAAAAAGCCCGTCATGCCAGCCGCCTGACCGGGCTGCCCGCGCTGGCCGACGATTCCGGGCTGTGCGTCGATGCGCTGGGCGGCGCCCCGGGGGTCTATTCGGCCCGCTACGCCAGCCTGAAGGGGGGCGAGAAATCGGACGCCGCGAACAATGCGCGCCTGATCGCCGAGCTGCGGGACCATGCAGACCGGCGCGCGTGCTACGTGGCCGTGCTGGTGCTGGTCCGGTCGGCCGACGATCCGCGCCCCCTGATCGGCGAAGGCGTGTGGGATGGCGAGATCGTGGACACGCCGCGCGGCGAGCACGGTTTCGGCTACGACCCGTATTTCCTGTTGCCGGATCTGGGCCGCACTGCCGCCGAACTGGCGCCAGCGGAGAAGAATGCCGTCAGCCATCGCGCCCGCGCCCTGCGCGAACTGCTGGCAAAACTGGACGGCGGGGCGCGCTGA
- the hemW gene encoding radical SAM family heme chaperone HemW, translating to MPITIPIRHAAASAVPAPRGASGLASLPPLSLYVHVPWCVRKCPYCDFNSHAAAGEIPERAYLDALRADLEQALPAIWGRQVFTVFIGGGTPSLLSAAGLDELLAMLRAYLNLWPDAEITMEANPGTAEAGRFRDYAASGVNRLSLGIQSFDDAQLRALGRIHDAGQARRAIAMAQAAVPRVNLDLMFALPGQSLEACEADVREALSYGTEHLSLYHLTLEPNTVFAKYPPEVPDDDTAASMQDRVEALAAEAGLLRYEVSAYARAGARCRHNLNYWEFGDYLGIGPGAHGKLSFHDRIVREARTRNPERWMAAALARDGSHIAESRQVGADELPFEFMLNALRLKDGVPATHFAERTGLSLATIAHQLEAAVNKGLLDPDPTRLRATPQGWAFLNDLQALFLR from the coding sequence ATGCCGATCACCATTCCTATCCGGCACGCCGCGGCCTCGGCGGTCCCGGCGCCGCGCGGCGCTTCCGGCCTGGCCAGCCTGCCGCCGCTGTCGCTCTATGTGCACGTGCCGTGGTGCGTGCGCAAGTGTCCGTACTGCGACTTCAATTCGCACGCCGCCGCCGGCGAAATTCCCGAACGGGCCTATCTTGACGCGCTGCGCGCCGATCTTGAACAGGCGCTGCCCGCCATCTGGGGGCGTCAGGTCTTCACGGTATTCATCGGCGGCGGTACGCCGAGCCTGCTGTCCGCAGCAGGCCTGGACGAGCTGCTCGCCATGCTGCGCGCCTACCTGAATCTGTGGCCGGACGCCGAGATCACGATGGAGGCCAATCCCGGCACCGCGGAAGCCGGCCGTTTCCGCGACTACGCCGCGAGCGGGGTGAACCGCTTGTCGCTCGGCATCCAGAGCTTCGACGATGCGCAGTTGCGCGCGCTGGGGCGGATCCACGACGCCGGCCAGGCCCGGCGCGCGATCGCCATGGCGCAGGCCGCCGTCCCGCGCGTCAACCTGGATCTGATGTTCGCCTTGCCCGGCCAGTCGCTGGAGGCGTGCGAGGCGGACGTGCGGGAAGCCTTGTCATACGGCACCGAGCATCTGTCGCTGTATCACCTGACGCTGGAGCCGAACACGGTCTTTGCCAAGTACCCGCCCGAGGTGCCCGATGACGACACGGCGGCGTCCATGCAGGACCGGGTAGAGGCGCTGGCCGCGGAAGCCGGCCTGCTGCGCTACGAAGTCTCGGCCTACGCACGCGCCGGCGCGCGCTGCCGCCACAACCTGAACTACTGGGAATTCGGCGACTACCTGGGCATCGGTCCTGGCGCCCACGGCAAGCTTTCGTTCCACGACCGCATCGTGCGCGAGGCGCGCACCCGCAACCCCGAGCGCTGGATGGCCGCGGCCCTGGCCCGGGACGGTTCGCACATTGCCGAATCGCGCCAGGTCGGCGCCGATGAGCTGCCTTTCGAATTCATGCTCAATGCGCTGCGCCTGAAGGACGGGGTTCCGGCGACGCATTTCGCCGAGCGCACGGGGCTGTCGCTGGCCACGATCGCGCACCAATTGGAGGCGGCGGTCAACAAGGGCCTGCTGGATCCGGACCCGACCCGGCTGCGCGCCACGCCCCAGGGTTGGGCGTTCCTGAACGACCTGCAAGCACTGTTTCTGCGCTGA
- the glnA gene encoding type I glutamate--ammonia ligase, which yields MASPQEVLKQIAENEVKFVDFRFTDTAGREHHVSVPARTVDEDKFESGHAFDGSSIPGWKGIEASDMLLIPDADTARIDPFMEETTLVITCDVVEPSDMKGYSRDPRSLAKRAEAYLKSSGIGDTAYFGPEPEFFVFDGVTWNTDMSGTFVKIKSEEAPWSTGTEFEGGNMGHRPLIKGGYFPVPPVDSFQDMRSEMCLLLEQQGVPVEVHHHEVAAPGQLEIGTQFSTLVKRADWNQIMKYVIRNVAHAYGKTATFMPKPVVGDNGSGMHVHQSIWKDGQNLFAGNGYAGLSEFALYYIGGIIKHARALNAITNPGTNSYKRLVPHFEAPVKLAYSARNRSASIRIPYVGNPKARRIETRFPDPLANPYLCFSALMMAGLDGVQNKIHPGDPADKNLYDLPPEEDAKIPTVCASLEQALEALDKDREFLTRGGVFTDDMLDGYLALKEQEVQRLRMTTHPVEFDMYYSL from the coding sequence ATGGCAAGCCCACAAGAAGTCCTGAAACAGATTGCTGAGAACGAGGTCAAGTTCGTCGACTTCCGGTTCACCGATACCGCCGGCCGCGAGCACCACGTCTCGGTGCCGGCCCGCACGGTCGATGAAGACAAGTTCGAAAGCGGCCATGCTTTCGACGGTTCGTCGATCCCTGGCTGGAAGGGCATCGAAGCGTCCGACATGCTGCTGATTCCCGACGCCGACACCGCCCGTATCGATCCGTTCATGGAAGAGACGACGCTGGTCATCACCTGCGACGTCGTCGAACCCTCGGACATGAAGGGCTATTCCCGCGATCCCCGTTCGCTCGCCAAGCGCGCCGAGGCCTATCTGAAGTCCTCCGGTATCGGCGACACCGCCTACTTCGGTCCGGAGCCCGAATTCTTCGTGTTCGACGGCGTGACGTGGAACACCGACATGTCGGGCACCTTCGTGAAGATCAAGTCGGAAGAGGCCCCCTGGTCCACCGGCACGGAATTCGAAGGCGGCAACATGGGCCACCGCCCCCTGATCAAGGGCGGGTACTTCCCCGTGCCGCCGGTCGATTCCTTCCAGGACATGCGTTCGGAAATGTGCCTGCTGCTGGAGCAGCAGGGCGTGCCCGTCGAAGTGCACCACCATGAGGTGGCCGCCCCGGGCCAGCTCGAGATCGGCACCCAGTTCAGCACGCTGGTCAAGCGCGCCGACTGGAACCAGATCATGAAGTACGTGATCCGCAACGTGGCGCATGCCTACGGCAAGACGGCGACCTTCATGCCCAAGCCCGTGGTCGGCGACAACGGTTCCGGCATGCACGTGCACCAGTCGATCTGGAAGGACGGCCAGAACCTGTTCGCGGGCAACGGCTACGCCGGCCTGTCGGAGTTCGCGCTGTACTACATCGGCGGCATCATCAAGCACGCCCGCGCCCTGAACGCCATCACCAACCCCGGCACGAACTCGTACAAGCGCCTGGTGCCGCACTTCGAGGCGCCGGTCAAGCTGGCGTACTCGGCGCGCAACCGCTCGGCGTCGATCCGCATTCCGTACGTCGGCAACCCCAAGGCCCGCCGTATCGAGACCCGCTTCCCGGATCCCCTGGCCAACCCGTACCTGTGTTTCTCGGCCCTGATGATGGCCGGCCTGGACGGCGTGCAGAACAAGATCCATCCGGGCGACCCGGCCGACAAGAACCTGTACGACCTGCCGCCGGAAGAGGACGCCAAGATCCCGACCGTCTGCGCGTCGCTCGAGCAGGCCCTGGAAGCGCTGGACAAGGATCGCGAGTTCCTGACCCGCGGCGGCGTCTTCACCGACGACATGCTCGATGGCTACCTGGCCCTGAAGGAGCAGGAAGTGCAGCGTCTGCGCATGACGACGCACCCGGTCGAGTTCGACATGTATTACAGCCTGTGA